From a region of the Streptomyces venezuelae genome:
- a CDS encoding rhodanese-like domain-containing protein produces the protein MSAPVGIDELLERVRAGYTRVTAQEAYAASRAGALLVDIRYQALRERDGLIPGALVVERNELEWRLDPQGSHRAAQATSHDLQVVVICNEGYASSLAAASLHALGLHRATDLTGGFQAWKSAGLPVTPTGSGPAGG, from the coding sequence GTGAGCGCCCCGGTCGGCATCGACGAGCTGCTGGAGCGGGTCCGCGCGGGCTACACCCGGGTGACGGCGCAGGAGGCGTACGCCGCTTCCCGCGCCGGGGCCCTCCTCGTCGACATCCGCTACCAGGCGCTGCGCGAACGGGACGGTCTGATCCCCGGCGCGCTGGTGGTCGAGCGCAACGAGCTGGAGTGGCGCCTGGATCCGCAGGGCAGCCACCGCGCGGCGCAGGCCACGAGCCACGACCTCCAGGTGGTGGTGATCTGCAACGAGGGCTACGCGTCCAGCCTCGCCGCGGCCTCGCTGCACGCCTTGGGCCTCCATCGCGCGACGGACCTGACGGGCGGCTTCCAGGCCTGGAAGTCGGCGGGCCTGCCCGTCACCCCCACCGGTTCCGGCCCCGCCGGCGGGTGA
- a CDS encoding FAD-dependent oxidoreductase, producing the protein MDPVIVVGAGPVGLSLSLALAGAGVPSVVLDEGPGKEDVRPARTVVLHAETAAMAHRLGCTTLRDEGAYFAAWRTMRRSRPDRRITFEDHPAPLHVPQHALTRGLRDAATAHPLVQLVTDSKLDALEQDGRGVTAHTRGAETTWWRGSHLVGCDGARSTVRKLLGIRFPGSTAVERHAVAALRTELPWPGEALLHRSPPQEVTSRPLPDGVWRLDWLLPPHGELVTPDALVTLIRDTLAGWCGGTTPPYDLIDTGVHTLHHRLARRWRDGRAFLAGDAAHLLGALGTQGVEEGLRDAENLAWKLSLAWHHGASEALLDSYEGERRTAVASRLRAADQAMPSLRAGGGLRTYLPGAARSAQSLLTDGHLGRGPLGAEPTYAPPVAVREVPTATEPGGPVANVPVTAPDGATVPLRDLLGQGRLLVVLVAPGTGVWDRRHWLGAGLMPRLAAAVSALPVRTDLLVADSYPGAPAHTVLLVRPDGHLAATFAGVRPAELYEAADTVRAGLPASRVPAPATTPAPAPTPTAVID; encoded by the coding sequence ATGGACCCGGTGATCGTCGTCGGCGCGGGACCCGTCGGGCTGTCCCTGTCGCTCGCCCTGGCGGGTGCGGGCGTGCCCTCCGTCGTGCTCGACGAGGGGCCCGGCAAGGAGGACGTCCGCCCGGCCCGTACCGTCGTCCTGCACGCCGAAACGGCGGCCATGGCGCACCGGCTGGGCTGTACGACGCTGCGCGACGAGGGGGCGTACTTCGCCGCCTGGCGCACGATGCGCCGGAGCCGTCCCGACCGGCGGATCACCTTCGAGGACCACCCGGCGCCGCTGCACGTGCCGCAGCACGCGCTGACGCGCGGACTGCGCGACGCCGCCACGGCCCACCCGCTCGTCCAGCTGGTCACCGACAGCAAACTGGACGCCTTGGAGCAGGACGGCCGGGGCGTCACCGCGCACACCCGGGGCGCCGAGACCACCTGGTGGCGCGGGAGTCATCTGGTCGGCTGCGACGGCGCCCGCTCCACCGTGCGCAAGCTGCTCGGCATCCGCTTCCCCGGCAGCACCGCCGTGGAGCGGCACGCCGTGGCCGCGCTGCGCACCGAACTGCCCTGGCCCGGCGAGGCCTTGCTGCACCGCAGCCCGCCGCAGGAGGTCACCTCGCGGCCACTGCCCGACGGGGTGTGGCGGCTGGACTGGCTGCTCCCGCCCCACGGGGAGCTCGTGACCCCCGACGCGCTGGTGACCCTGATCCGCGACACGCTCGCGGGGTGGTGCGGCGGGACGACACCCCCGTACGACCTCATCGACACCGGGGTCCACACCCTGCACCACCGCCTCGCCCGCCGCTGGCGCGACGGCCGCGCGTTCCTCGCCGGAGACGCCGCCCACCTGCTCGGCGCACTCGGCACCCAGGGCGTGGAGGAGGGGCTCCGGGACGCCGAGAACCTGGCGTGGAAGCTCTCCCTGGCCTGGCACCACGGGGCCTCCGAGGCCCTGCTCGACAGCTACGAGGGCGAACGGCGCACCGCGGTCGCCTCCCGGCTGCGCGCGGCCGACCAGGCGATGCCGTCGCTGCGGGCCGGGGGCGGCCTGCGCACCTACCTCCCCGGCGCCGCGCGCTCCGCCCAGTCCCTGCTCACCGACGGCCACCTGGGGCGCGGGCCGCTGGGCGCGGAACCCACCTACGCCCCGCCGGTCGCCGTCCGGGAGGTGCCGACGGCCACGGAGCCGGGCGGCCCGGTGGCGAACGTCCCGGTGACCGCCCCCGACGGGGCGACCGTGCCGCTGCGGGACCTGCTCGGGCAGGGCCGACTCCTGGTGGTCCTGGTGGCTCCCGGCACCGGAGTCTGGGACCGGCGGCACTGGCTCGGTGCCGGTCTGATGCCCCGTCTCGCGGCGGCGGTCAGCGCCCTCCCGGTCCGCACCGACCTGCTGGTCGCGGACAGCTACCCGGGGGCTCCGGCGCACACCGTGCTGCTGGTGCGGCCTGACGGGCACCTCGCGGCGACCTTCGCGGGGGTCCGCCCGGCGGAGCTGTACGAGGCGGCGGACACGGTACGGGCCGGCCTGCCCGCGTCCCGGGTACCGGCGCCCGCGACGACACCGGCACCGGCGCCGACACCGACCGCGGTGATCGATTGA
- a CDS encoding cysteine dioxygenase, with protein sequence MSAPVSAPPYAPESSPVAGGPTAAELLDFALRTAADPAIVASLPLDPEGRTWIRLDGPGGSEAWLIGWPPGTGTGWHDHAESRGAFATARGRLTEHSLAVRLPSEGWKSLELAPDVDRHRTLAAGSGRAFREHHVHEVLNESQSEHAVSVHAYYPPLPLIRRYSRSGPVLSLEHVERPADWQ encoded by the coding sequence ATGTCTGCACCCGTATCCGCACCCCCGTACGCCCCGGAGTCCAGCCCGGTGGCCGGGGGCCCGACGGCCGCCGAACTCCTCGACTTCGCCCTCCGCACGGCGGCCGACCCCGCGATCGTGGCCTCGCTGCCGCTCGATCCCGAGGGCCGCACCTGGATCCGGCTGGACGGGCCGGGCGGCAGCGAGGCGTGGCTGATCGGCTGGCCGCCGGGCACCGGCACCGGCTGGCACGACCACGCCGAATCCCGGGGCGCGTTCGCCACCGCCCGGGGCCGGCTCACCGAGCACTCGCTGGCCGTACGGCTGCCCTCCGAGGGCTGGAAGTCCCTGGAACTGGCCCCGGACGTCGACCGCCACCGCACCCTGGCCGCAGGCTCGGGGCGCGCCTTCCGGGAGCACCACGTGCACGAGGTCCTCAACGAGTCGCAGTCCGAGCACGCGGTCTCCGTGCACGCCTACTACCCGCCGCTCCCGCTGATCCGCCGCTACAGCCGCAGCGGCCCGGTGCTCAGCCTGGAGCACGTCGAGCGTCCGGCGGACTGGCAGTGA
- a CDS encoding putative leader peptide, whose amino-acid sequence MTGNDVRLWRRVHMDLLRYAGCVCRPSC is encoded by the coding sequence ATGACCGGCAACGACGTACGCCTGTGGCGGAGGGTCCATATGGACCTGCTCCGCTACGCGGGCTGCGTGTGTCGCCCTTCCTGCTGA